A region of Drosophila suzukii chromosome 2L, CBGP_Dsuzu_IsoJpt1.0, whole genome shotgun sequence DNA encodes the following proteins:
- the LOC108011293 gene encoding uncharacterized protein yields MSPKFALAILLLSCVLLGIANAQQQWYPRQQTYNRPKVGSRNLDGGGPLPPNFPPPSGGPLDGGGVNPDCMPNQLASGNVDNKRPRQRH; encoded by the exons ATGTCGCCCAAATTCGCACTTGCAATCCTGCTCCTCAGCTGCGTTCTCCTGGGAATCGCCAATGCCCAGCAACAGTGGTACCCCCGCCAACAAACTTATAATCGCCCAAAG GTGGGTTCCCGAAACTTGGATGGAGGCGGCCCTTTACCGCCAAACTTCCCCCCACCATCCGGTGGACCTTTGGACGGAGGTGGTGTTAACCCGGATTGCATGCCCAATCAACTGGCCAGCGGCAATGTTGACAACAAGAGACCCAGACAGAGGCATTAA